The Coccinella septempunctata chromosome 6, icCocSept1.1, whole genome shotgun sequence genome segment ATAGGTTATAATGAAAAGTCTGGCCACTTGGATGTGTTGTACTGGAAAGTGTTGCCAAAGACCAAGAATTTGTCAGCTCTACGACCTCTGTAGAGGTTATTTCCACACATATTCATTTGCTACACATTCCTCAACACAATCAAGTTGATCAAGCGAGATGAAGTGTGCATGATGAGCGAAAGTATCGATACATCtgcatatttcgaaaaaatcactGCCAATTCCAGAAACTGAGCTCAACAGACTTCTACGGACCAAAGTCTTCAACCTGATCGAACACAGGCCCAAGAGAGTGGATACGTTCGATCTTACCCAAAGCGAGAAGAGATATGTGTGGGGTAAGGCGTGCAGAGATGAGAAGAAGTTGAAGCACAGGTCTCCAGCGGCCCAAGAACTGATGTTTGCCACTCATGATTACAAAATGCTGGCTATTGGAATCACGCATATTGAAACGTAAGCCAAGAATAGGTTGATGATTTGCTGGTCGGGCATTATCGAATGTTTTGGCATTGGTGCGACCGTTTggtcttgaagaattttcaactgaccctATCTTTCCAACAGCTAAGATaagttcaaataattttttatttacgaAGGCTAATTCTCCCTAAaattcttgctctgcaaaccagacctccacagctttcattaactcctcgttggaaggaaatttacgaccctttaaacttttttttcagttgaggaaagagatgacggatggagccaaatcaggtgaatgaggggggtgttctagtaattcaaacacctaaattttttgcatggcaacatgagatttgtgtgcaggagaggtgtcctgcaaaaacaaaaccgttggatagctttccgcgtgttatctctttaattttttcccgtagagtggtcagtaatgtctaatagtaatctccggttattgttctactcttatccaaaaaatcaatcaggattactccatggcaatcccaaaaaactgaagcaagaactttttcagcagatttttggacaagaaacctctaaggtcttggagaaccagagtgtcgccattccatcgatcgttgctttgtttctagatcgtagaaatgtacgcaagtctcatccatagtaacaattcggtttaagaagtctacatcgttttcaaatacaGCACAGAacgaacgcgatgtttctacccttgcacgcttttggtcaatattcaaacatttgaggatccattttgcagcaatttttctcatgtccaaattgacgtgaactatatgataaacgctaactagatatcaatacatcctcgtagctGTGTATTTTACTAAATATAATAGTCGAAACTCGAAACTGAATGAATTAATCTAAGTTCTTGTTCAAGGAACGATCCCAGACATAAATTCCTGGAAATAGCTTATACAGCTCCTGAGGAAAAACTGTTCTCTCTAGGGGTCGGACTCGGTTTGTTAGGCTACCCAAGAGATAGACTTGATACGTTACTGAAACCTAGAGAAAGGACCAAGACAGATGTTTTAGGGGAAGAACTTATTGTTCCGCCATTCAACCTGCCACCAAAACAGGAATATGAGTAAGAACAGAATTTGGGAATGAAATTAAGATTATttggatgtttttttttcattaaaagcTGGTTGCTTTATCTTAATCGATGCTGATTAAGCCGCTGCAATATTTCAATGATTATAACTAGCCATGGCTTATTTTCAGAGAAATCATTATCAGCCAGTCATTACCACAAGCACCTCCAAAATATAGCGAAACTAGCGACACAAAGAGAAATCGAAAAGTGCAAATGAACCTTTGGTTGAAACACGTGGAATGCTGTGGCAATATATCGCTTATGGTGGCTGATACCACAGCTTCCTTGATGGGATCTTCAATCCATGAACCTGACTCCAGACACTTCGATGCGGATTGACATTGAAGGATATTTTTACCATCAATATAGGCAGGATATTCTTTTGGAATATTCTTGTGGAATAAAACTCGATAACTTTCTGATCTTTTCTTGTAAATATCCTACTTAATTGGTACATTCCATGATTGGAAATATCATAACTGAGATTTCATCAATTTGAAATCAGATTCCAAGTTTCATCCTTAAACAAACGAAACAGCAAACTCACGAGAAGAAAATATCGCATACAAGCTAAAAATACAATTCGAACAATCGAAACAATGTATAACTCTAACTAAAGctgattttttgaaatcttccGAATACTGGGATATTCCTCATTTGCAATTCTAGATAAACACCGAATAAGAATAGAATGAGGGATATGAAAATCAGGCTGTAGCCTATCCATTGACCAATGGCGGCTGCTGACAGAGCGGCCTTGATCAAAAATGCATAATTGTCCGGTATGACTATTGCCACTTTGATCCATAGGTATGGCACCATCACCTCTTGCAGTTTATCGAATAGGCTGAagagaaaaatttaaattgaatgTTACGTTACGTGTAGAATAGAGtatctcgaaatgaattaatctCTCACCTTATTTCTTTGACTGGGTTCAGTTTGAAGTTCACTTGAAAAGCCACGGAAGCTTCAACTGGTAATCCATACTTAGGTTCGATTATGAGTTCAATCTTGTGTTTTTCAGGGTCAGGATTCATGCCGGTTACTGCTTTTCGATAGGAATCATCGGCCATGTAAAAATGTGGAAGAGAAATGAACGCAGGTGCGTCAtacctaaaaaataaaacagccAATCAGGGCGTGGATTGGCCCTTATCTAAGGCCATTAATTAATTGCCAGTTCAAACCGACAAATAACCTAAGCAATTGCCAGTTCAAACTGGAAAACCATACAAGAGTAATTGCCAGTTTGCACTGCTGACAATTATGTATCAGTGCTAGTTCAAACTGGCAATTTTAATACTTAAAACTTATATTCAACTGTTTAGGGGAGTATTCTTACTGGCACGATGAAATGTCCCTCACGCCACTAGGTAAAACTTCTCGTGGGCTAAAACATGCAGTTTCTGGATATTTTTTACCATTATCCAGCAGCTTATCAGTTGCTACATAAAGATTCCCCTCAATACCATTGCCGCTTTTAGATCCTTGGCGCTCCAAAGTAAGCAAACTGTTAAAAAAAAGTGAAACttagattttatttatttataccaTAAATTGAGAGCTAAAAGTGGCATGCTTCATGATACATCGACTGATAAAATATATGTGACAAGTTCTTAAAACTATCTGTCAGCTGTCACTCACCTGCAAACATCCGGAACAAATATAGAAATGGATGAAGAATCCTTAACCGGATACCATACATCCCCAGTGGTCCCATCAATATCACCACAATCTCCATCGTAAGCTTTCGTGTGGTTTGCGCCATTCCATTCTGTAACGATGCCAGTTTTTTGAACATCACTCTCACCCGTCCACATGGTGAAGTTTCCATCGTAGTACACAGAACCGTTGCGCTGGAGTGggacaataaataaaaaaaggtttgtgaagaatAAGATACTTACATTGTAGAAGAAGCCAAACTTATCGTAGGGAATCTTGAATTTCTTCAACTTCAGCCTCGAGCTGAGGTCGATGATTGGATCTTTGATCCCGTCAAACAGCAACACTTGAGCTGTTTTGGTTTCATCTAGGGTCTTTTTGTACTCGACCAAAAAGTAGTGGAGGGCTCTCCTTATGATGTAATGTTCATCCTTGGCTACATTGGCCATTGCCTAGAAAGATAAGCATCTTAACATGACTTTGGGGGATACTCGACCATGTAGGACCAAACCATTGGTTTACATTGCCATGCAAAGAGATTAAATCTGGATGTTCTCATTGAAAAATACCTTTTCTTCCCTACTCTCTTTGAATTATGGTTAAAGAAGGTTTTAGTATGGTAGATTCTTAATAACTTACTCACCAGGACTATTGGGTCCATTATCGTAACCACATCGTCCAGAGAACCACTGGATTTTTCAGGCAAAAAGTGCCAGTTCCGAATGCTGTTGAAGCTGACAGTTTTGTTATCGTTGAAAACAACATTTGCACGAGTGTGTCTTTCTGCTAACACGTAAGGGCCCAATTGTTGGAAATGCGGTTTGAAATTTCTGTCCCCTACTTCATCCTTGTTGGTCCagttgaataaatatatttccgTGTTTATATCAAAGGGCGTTTCCTTCCAATATTCATACTGATACGTATCTGGACCTAGTATGAGTTGCTGAAATAGTAAAGATACGAATATGAAAGGCGAACACTAGTTTTTGAGAAGGAGTCATCCCTTTAATTGGTTCCCAACTACACAGTTACACCCTGTCTACAAAGAAATTCATTTCGATCCAgttgataaagaggaaataCGCTGTGATGTCCAGAAAAACATGATAGCAATCGCAAAAGAGATAAAACTATCAGTTATATcacataattattattggtccATTGTTCTAGATTGTAGCATTATTGCACTGCCACCTTAAGCTTTATGTGCCCCTCATAAGAGCTGTTCTCACCCTCCACACCTCCAGACATCCACCCTCCAATTCGACCACACCACCACCAATATCTGGATTGGCTTCAAGGTGCAATGGTGAGGCATTCCCTCACCAAGTGATCTAGATCCTTCTCCCCACTGAATCTACTCTTTCAGTTTCTACTAGAGCAAGATATGTCTCTACTAGACTAGAGCATCAAGAGTTTCCTTATGCCACAATGCACTGTAAGGAGTTTTAACATATTCTTGCTGAGATTCAGATGCATCTTAGATCTCGCAGTGTTGAAGCACCAAAGCaatttttggaatgatccagcCTCGGGAGATTCTACTACAGTGTTTGTCTTTCGGTTTTTCCTTTCTCCTGACACTATTTCTTGTAGGTTTTGGTCCAATGAAAGGAGTTCGTGATCCTCTCCTAGCAAGTATGTTGGTGCCCACTCTATTTGCTTTGATTCCTGAGTGGCCAAGAACTCAGACTaaacataacttgtttttcttGCCTATTTCGTTGATGCTTGGATCTAGCTTGTCGTTAGTGAGAATTTGGTGACAGAATACTCCAGAGCCAGAATATTTTCATGGTTTTAGAGCCATAACAAGTGGGTTTGCCACCCTTTAAAGTCTTTGATGCCCGAACATTTTTTCTTGCCTATTTAGTCAAGTCACTTACCTACTCCACTAAGCGATAACGCTTTTATTCAGTGAGTTATTCGATCATTTCCTGAACAGAGAAAAACTATGTTCATTtaaacaatcaaggatttatacagccttcatcgatttaagcaaggcattcgactcggtgaatcggagagcgctctggaaaatcatggcacgtctaggtctaggagtacccgaaaaattcctagcagtgtgtaaaagccttcataccaacaacaccgctagaatacagcataatggctctacaaccgaccatttctcaaccaactctggaataaaacaaggctgcgtattagcgcctttactgttcaatattttcgccatagctgtatagataattgctgacatgagcatgcccgtaagaggtgttgggataagattcagatttgatggaggcctgtttaacctgaagtgcctcagagcaaaaacccgtacgaagtttatcacggaacttcaatatgcagacgactgttcactcatcgctagcagctcagaggatctacagataatgatggacacctataaacatatatacgaagctttaggccttagactcaatattgacaagaccaaaatcctggtaagtccgccagaaagccttcaaacagatatcagcctggacaatgaaactctagaacaggtcgagcagttcaaatacttgggaagcttcataaatactagggctaatcttgacacggaaatacacaaccgtatcaattcggcatcacgggcattctggaagctgaaggacagaatgttccaaaatcacgacctcaatctgaagaccaagacagctgtttacagagcagtggtcctcccaacgcttctttacggaagcgaaagctggactccctacaggcgacattttaaacagcttgaacagacgcagcaaagtcatctaagacagataatgcacatcagatggttccacaaagtttcgaatgcagaagtcttgcagcgcgcgagttgtacaacaattgagactcaagtaacgagggcccgactcagatggagcggccacattctgaggatgcaagacacaagactccccaaaatagctctatacggcgaactcactgagggagcccggaaaccaggaggccagtataagcggtttaaggatatattacatcaatccctaaaatcagttaatgctaatcataactgggaacaactagcgttagacaggtcacagtggaggtctttggtccacagttataatggagaatcgagaaggatacagcggcggccagatctggttggagactatccatgccctgagtgtggaaggatctgcaggtcacggttgggtctctttagtcacaggagggcacacagtcgcaactagcactaagaagttacaagtctgttcgaattttttatttttttcttcttctttttgtagatttattcccggtaacgggatacagcaatggatgaatgaatgaatgaatgaatgaatgttcaTTTATCTCACCTTACGCAGGTAGGAGTTGAAGACATCCGCCCAAAATAACACCAACCATAAACCAATAACAAAAAAGGTTCCGAATAAACTGAAAGCGGTCCATTTTTGGACCTTTTGAGAACACACCATCCTTCGATTCAAACCACTAACCTGACACTTCAATATTGAAGGACCAAAATATGATTTTCAAGTAATATTGAATTCTTATCAGATATGGAACTCGATCCAGATTACTGACCATCGTTGAGATCGATGCTGCCTCTGGTGATGAAATTCCTGTTTCCTACATTTTATCGCacaattgatttttcaaatgttcaaaatgttaTCAGTATCGGAATGGAGGGATGCATATATTGTTCTTTATCTATCATCGGATAATCATTGATCTTcccaataattgaaaaaatacacCTGGCTATTATAGGATATAAACACTAATTTAAACTGTAGTATCATTATTGTAAAAGACGATAGTGTATAGGACATCTCAACCTGTGCCATATGtgcaaaatatttattgaaagtTATGCTATAATGGTGAGTccttgactggtacaaatattcaccagtagatttttgaggtcaaaagaaacacttttttcctataccatttcttcagatccggccctgataaaaagatatagtcatttttcataatgagctgtgc includes the following:
- the LOC123315584 gene encoding protein croquemort-like; this encodes MVCSQKVQKWTAFSLFGTFFVIGLWLVLFWADVFNSYLRKQLILGPDTYQYEYWKETPFDINTEIYLFNWTNKDEVGDRNFKPHFQQLGPYVLAERHTRANVVFNDNKTVSFNSIRNWHFLPEKSSGSLDDVVTIMDPIVLAMANVAKDEHYIIRRALHYFLVEYKKTLDETKTAQVLLFDGIKDPIIDLSSRLKLKKFKIPYDKFGFFYNRNGSVYYDGNFTMWTGESDVQKTGIVTEWNGANHTKAYDGDCGDIDGTTGDVWYPVKDSSSISIFVPDVCSLLTLERQGSKSGNGIEGNLYVATDKLLDNGKKYPETACFSPREVLPSGVRDISSCQYDAPAFISLPHFYMADDSYRKAVTGMNPDPEKHKIELIIEPKYGLPVEASVAFQVNFKLNPVKEISLFDKLQEVMVPYLWIKVAIVIPDNYAFLIKAALSAAAIGQWIGYSLIFISLILFLFGVYLELQMRNIPVFGRFQKISFS